Proteins encoded within one genomic window of Congzhengia minquanensis:
- a CDS encoding lysophospholipid acyltransferase family protein codes for MLSFLKFLVHIFCQVVFFVKLIGKENLPSEGPVILAVNHTSLWDPPVLIASVPRHMRVMAKKELFDHKMLSPILKIADAFPVSRGSNDIGAIKTALQTLKEGDMFTIFPSGKRVLANESSEAKAGVALIAARSGAPVIPVAMRGGYKPFHQVKIYFGQPVTMKPVNGKKPTGDELKAFADEIMEKIESLGV; via the coding sequence TTGTTATCCTTTTTAAAATTTTTGGTACATATTTTTTGCCAGGTTGTTTTTTTCGTAAAGCTTATCGGAAAAGAAAACCTGCCCAGTGAAGGACCTGTTATTCTGGCGGTGAACCACACCAGTCTGTGGGACCCGCCGGTGCTGATTGCATCGGTTCCGCGCCACATGCGTGTAATGGCGAAAAAAGAGTTGTTCGACCATAAAATGCTCAGCCCCATTTTAAAAATAGCGGACGCATTTCCGGTATCCCGGGGGTCAAACGACATCGGTGCGATTAAAACCGCGCTGCAAACGCTGAAAGAAGGCGACATGTTCACCATTTTCCCCTCTGGAAAACGAGTGCTGGCAAATGAATCGTCTGAGGCAAAGGCAGGCGTTGCGCTGATTGCGGCGCGCAGTGGTGCACCGGTTATTCCCGTGGCTATGCGGGGGGGGTATAAGCCGTTTCATCAGGTGAAAATATATTTCGGCCAGCCAGTCACCATGAAGCCTGTCAACGGCAAAAAACCGACTGGGGACGAGCTGAAAGCCTTTGCAGATGAGATTATGGAGAAAATTGAGTCCTTGGGAGTGTGA